A region of the Pseudomonas sp. A34-9 genome:
TGGCTCTTTACTACTTTGGCTACGACAAACGCGAACAGACCCGCGTGCTGCACGAAACCCATTCCGGCGGTGTGTGCCTGAACGACACGTTGCTGCATGTGGCTCAGGACGACATGCCGTTCGGCGGCATCGGCGCTTCGGGCATGGGCCACTACCACGGTCACGAAGGTTTCCTGACCTTCAGCAAAGCCAAGGGCGTGCTGATTAAACAGCGGTTCAACGCAGCCAGACTGATTTACCCGCCCTACGGCACATCGATGCAGAAACTGATCCAGAAGCTGTTCATTCGCTAAACATTCGTCACCGCCGGGTAATAAAAATAATGCACCCAAGCCTGACCGAAACACCTGCACTGTCACGCCGTGGCCTGCTGAAATTCAGCCTTGGCGCCACGGCATTCCTCGCCACCGCCGGACTCGGCGCCAGCCTCAGCGGCTGCTCGTCGAGCGTCGCGGCCGACGGTTTTGTGGCGTTGCGCGACGGCGACCTGCTGTTTTTGCGCGCCCTGATTCCGGTGATGCTCGACGGCGCCGTGGCGGCCGAGAAAATGCCCGACGCCGTTGCTGGCACACTCAAGTCGCTGGACGACAGCCTCAATCACCTGTCGCCAGAAATGCTCAAACTCACCCGGCAGCTGTTCGACGTTCTCGGCATGGCGGTGACGCGCGGGCCACTCACCGGGATCTGGGGCAGTTGGGAAAATGCCAGCCCCGAGGCGATGCGGCATTTTCTTGATCGCTGGGAAAACAGCTCGTTGAGCCTGCTGCGCATGGGGCATAGCTCGCTGCAGCAGATGGTGATGATGGCCTGGTACACCCGCGCAGAATCCTGGGCGCATTGCGGTTATCCCGGCCCACCCACCGTTTGAGATCGGCGTCGCGACCTTCGCGAGCAGGCTCGCTCCCACAGGGGCCAGCCGCCACACCCTGCATCCAAAAATAATAAAGAGAACCTGATCGATGCCCGTACCCGACCCGTTCCGCGAAGGCCTCGCCCGAGGCTGGAAAACCTACAACGGCGCACAACTGACCGACGACCTGATCCTGGAAGCCGACGTGGCGATCATCGGCAGCGGCGCCGGTGGCGGCACCACGGCGGAAATCCTTAGTGCTGCCGGCTACAAAGTCCTGCTGATCGAAGAAGGCCCGCTGAAAACCAGCTCCGATTTCAAAATGCTTGAAGACCAGGCCTACAGCAGTCTTTATCAGGAAGGCATCGGCCGCATGAGCAAGGACGGTGCGATCACCATCCTCCAGGGGCGCGCGGTCGGCGGCACCACGCTGATCAACTGGACATCGAGCTTTCGCACCCCGGAACCGACCCTCGAACACTGGGCCAGGGAACACAACGTCAAAGGCCACAGCCCCGCCGAGATGGCGCCGTGGTTCGAGAAAATGGAACAGCGCCTCGGCGTTGCAGCGTGGATGGTGCCACCCAACGCCAACAACGACGTGATCCGCAAAGGCTGCGAGCAACTTGGCTATAGCTGGCACGTGATCCCGCGTAACGTGCGCGGCTGCTGGAACCTCGGCTATTGCGGTATGGGCTGTCCGACCAACGCCAAGCAATCGATGATGGTCACGACCATTCCGGCGACGCTGGAAAAGGGCGGCGAACTGCTTTATCTGGCCCGAGCGGAGAAACTGCTGATCAGCGGCGACAAGGTCACTGGCCTGCAATGCGTGGCGATGGACGAACGCTGCGTCGCGCCGACCGGACGCAAAATCACGATCAAGGCAAAGCATTATGTGTTGGCCGGCGGCGGCATCAACAGCCCGGCGCTGTTGCTGCGATCGGACGCCCCGGATCCGCATAAAAATTTGGGTAAACGTACCTTTCTGCACCCGGTGAACATGTCCGCCGCGCGCTTCGACGAAGTCATCAACCCGTTTTACGGGGCGCCGCAGTCGATCTATTCCGACCATTTCCAATGGAAGGACGGCACCAGCGGACCGATGGCTTTCAAACTTGAAGTACCACCGCTGCATCCGGCACTGGCAGCCACGCTGCTCGGCGGCTTTGGTGAGGAAAGTGCACAACACATGGCTGACCTGCCGCACACCCACGCCATGCTGGCCTTGCTGCGCGACGGTTTTCATCCGGACAGCACGGGCGGTGCAGTCGAGTTGCGGGGCGATGGTTCGCCGGTGCTCGACTATCAGGTTTCGCCCTACGCCTGGGAAGGCCTGCGCCGGGCCTTTCATGTCATGGCCGAAATCCAGTTCGCCGGCGGCGCAAAAGCGGTGATGCCGATGCACGCCGATGCCCGTTACGTGAAAACCCTGGCCGAAGCCCGCACCCTGATCGATGGTTTGAGCCTCGAGCTGTACCGTACACGGCTCGGCAGCGCCCACGTCATGGGCGGCTGCGCGATGGGCGAAGACCCGAAAAGCGCGGTCACCGACAGTCTCGGCCGGCATCATCAACTGGCTAATCTGTCGATCCATGACGGCTCACTGTTCCCCACCAGCATCGGCGCCAACCCGCAGCTGTCGGTGTATGGCCTGACCGCGCAACTGGCGACATCCCTCGCCGATCGGCTGAGAAACCCGTGAAAAAACCGATTATTGCCATCGTCTATAGTGCTTTCTTACCCAACAGGCGACTTGGCCGACCGGGACGGCTGCGATACCATCCGACTCCCCAACGGACTCCCGCCAGGACGACGCGATGAACCGAGTGTTGTACCCAGGTACCTTCGACCCTATTACCAAGGGCCATGGCGATCTGGTCGAACGCGCCTCGCGCCTGTTCGATCACGTGATCATCGCGGTCGCTGCCAGCCCGAAAAAGAACCCGCTGTTCCCACTGGAACAACGGGTCGAACTGGCTCGCGAGGTCACCAAACACCTGCCGAACGTGGAAGTGGTCGGCTTCTCGACGCTGCTGGCGCATTTCGCCAAAGAGCAGAACGCCAATGTGTTCCTGCGTGGTTTACGCGCGGTGTCGGACTTCGAATACGAATTTCAGCTGGCCAACATGAATCGCCAGTTGGCCCCGGATGTGGAGAGTCTGTTTCTCACCCCGTCCGAGCGTTATTCATTCATTTCCTCGACGCTGGTGCGGGAAATTGCCGCGCTGGGCGGCGATATCAGCAAGTTCGTCCACCCTGCCGTGGCCGACGCGCTGACCCTGCGCTTCAAGAAGTAGAAGCTGCCGCAGGCTGCGATCTTTTGCTTTTAAAAGATTGCAGTCTCGTGCCCTTGATCGCAGCAACGTGCACTGCGCCCGCCAATGCGGCACAATTGCGCGCATTGATTTATAGCGCCCGGGCCTGCCGCCCCGGCTGGAGTTAGCATGTCCCTGATCATCACCGACGATTGCATCAACTGCGACGTCTGCGAACCCGAGTGCCCGAACGCCGCCATCTCCCAAGGCGAAGAGATCTACGTGATCGACCCTAACCTGTGCACCCAGTGCGTCGGCCACTACGACGAACCGCAATGCCAACAGGTTTGCCCGGTGGATTGCATTCCGCTGGACGAAGCGCATCCGGAGACTGAAGAACAGTTGATGGAGAAGTACCGCAAGATTACCGGCAAGGCCTGATCTAACGGACTTGTAGCGCTCTTACGGGCCTCTTCGCGAGCAAGCTCGCTCCCACATTGAAATGCATTTCAAATGTGGGAGCGAGCTTGCTCGCGAAAGGGCCATCAGCTACACAGCAAATCCCTGATCCGCTCACTCACGCTGCTCAAACCCCTCCCCGATACACCCCAGACACCGCACAAAAGCAGCTTTCGCCGGATCCACCACCAACGCCTGCCCCGCATCGCCCACCCCGCCACCCAGCGCGGTAAACGGCAACGACACGACGAACGCGCCAGCACCAATCACCGTCGCCACCACCAATAAAGGTCGGGCAATCAGCAAGTCGCCGATCATCGCGTAGGCCGGGGGATTCTGGATGGTGTAGCGCGGATCACCGCTGCCATTTTCCGTGGCCTGGACAGCCAGACTGGAACACAGCAGCAGCGTGACAAAGAGGACTTGCAAGGATTTCATGGCACGATCCTTCGGGCTGAACGGTGAGACAACTCACTATAGACCGTAGGACTTTTTCAACTTTTTGCCTCAGCTCTGGCAGCGCGGGCAGAACACACTGGCCCTCTGACCGAGCTTCACTTCACGCAAGCCGGTGCCACAGACCTTGCAGTGTTCACCGCCACGGCCATAGACAAACAGCTCCTGCTGGAAATACCCCGGCTGCCCGTCACCGCCAATAAAATCACGCAACGTCGTACCGCCACGCTCGATAGCGGCGGCCAGAATGCGTTTGATCTCGATCGCCAGTTTCAGATACCGCCCCCGGGAAATCCCCCCGGCCTCACGGCGCGGATCAATCCCGGCGGCAAACAATGCTTCGGTCGCATAAATATTGCCGACCCCGACCACCACCGCGTTGTCCATGATGAACGGCTTGACCGCCATCGAACGCCCGCGCGACAGCTGAAACAAGCGCTCGCCATCGAACAGATCGGTCAGCGGTTCCGGTCCGAGGCGAATCAGCAATTCATGGTTGAGTGGATCATTGCTCCACAACATCGCGCCGAACCGTCGCGGATCGGTGTAGCGCAGCGCCAGCCCCGACTCCAGTTCAATATCGACATGTTCATGCTTGAGCGCCGGCAGACCGACTTCGACCAGACGCAAGTTACCCGACATGCCCAGGTGGCTGATCAGCGTCCCAACCTCGGCGTTGATCAACAGGTACTTGGCACGTCGTTCGACCAGTACGATACGCTGCCCCGACAGGCGCACATCGAGGTCTTCGGGGATCGGCCAGCGCAGCCGGCGGTCACGCACGATCACCCGACTGACGCGCTGGCCTTCCAGGTGCGGGGCAATCCCGCGGCGGGTGGTTTCGACTTCCGGCAATTCAGGCATGGCGTTCTCGGATCAATGCGCGCCGAGGTCGCGGATCGTTTGTTTGAGGGTTTCGAAGTCGTAATCCGACAGTCCTACATAGTCGAGTACCAGCGGCCCGACGGCGTTCCATTCAAAATCTTCGGTCTGGTTGCCCAGCACGCGATACGACGCGCAAATATGCTCGGCCATTTTCAGGATCGCCAGCAGGTTTTTCAGCTGGCTGTTGCGCGACGATTCATCACTGAAAATCGCCAGGGCGTTGTGGTGATTGGCGATGGCTGCGCTGACATGTTCCGGCAGGCGCCAGGACTTGGCGGTGTAGTAGCCGACCACGGCGTGGTTAGTGTTGAACTCGGCGTTTTCGGTATCCACCACACGGCATTCGGCGCTGGCATTGGCGTAAGCCTTTTCCAGCACCGACATGTAATTAGGGAAGCGTTGCAGCATCAACGGCACGCCGCAATCGTGGAACAGGCCCAAGGCGTAGGCCTCGTCGCCCGCCTGGGTGCCGATGCGCTTGGCCAGCGTCAGGCACGTCATCGCTACGTCCTGGGCGGTGTCCCAGAAACGATTGAGGGTGACGATGGTGTCGTCGTTCATTTCGCCCTTGATCGACTGTGCGTTGATCAGGTTGATGATCGAGCGACTGCCCAACAGGTTCACCGCGCGCTGAATCGAGGTGATCTTGTTGCTCAAGCCGTAATACGGCGAATTGACGATTTTCAGCAGCGAGCCGGACAGGCCTGGGTCCTGAGCAATCAGCTTGGCGATCACCTCCAGGTCCGGGTCGGGCATGTACTGCTCCATTTGCAGATCCACCATGATCTGCGGCTGCGCGGGCACACTGATGCCCTGCAGGGATTGTTGAATCTGTTCGGTGGTCAGCTCTTGGGACATAAGTACACACTCTGGGACAGGCGGCGATTCTAACCCCTAAAAACCGCAAGACGACACACCAGTGGGCAATTGTCAGGAACTTTCATTCAAGCCCAGGCTTCGGACTCTGTAATGCCCGACGGTTCATTGAGGTCCCGTGGGGCGGCTATTTCCAACAGACTCAGGAGCTTATCGATGGCCACTTCTCTCAACGGCAAGCGCGTCGCTTTTTTGGTAACCGATGGTTTCGAACAGGTTGAATTGACCGGCCCCAAGCAAGCCCTGGAACAGGCCGGTGCACAGGTCGATATCCTCTCGGCCGAGGAAGGCACGGTCAAAGGCTGGAACCACGACAAACCGGCGGACGATTTCCCGGTCGACCAGACTTTCCAGGCCGCCAGCAGCGAGCAATATGACGCGATCGTGCTGCCCGGCGGCGTGCAGAACTCCGACACTATCCGCATCGACCAGGACGCACAGCATCTGGTCAAGACCGGCACCTCGGCCGGCAAACCGATTGCGGTGATCTGCCATGGCAGCTGGTTGCTGATTTCAGCGGGGCTGGTCAATGGCAAGACGATGACCAGTTACAAGACGCTCAAGGACGATCTGGTCAACGCAGGTGTAAATTGGGTGGATCAGGAGGTGGTCAAGGACGGTCACTTGATCAGCAGTCGCCAGCCGGATGATATTCCAGCGTTCAACAAGGAGCTGATCGACGCGCTGTCGGCGTAGCTCTCAAGACCGCTTTCGCGAGCAGGCTCGCTCCCACAGCGCACTTGTGCCCGACACAAGACCAATATGGGAGCGCACCTGCTCGCGAAGGCGTCATCAGCGTTTCATCGCCGGCCAAGCCCGACACAAGTCGCAACACGGTATACTCCCGCTCTTTTTTCCGGAGCGACGTCATGTCCCTGCCTAGCTTGCGCCTCAAAGCCAACGCCGACCGTCGCCTGCGCGCCGGTCACCTGTGGGTCTACAGCAACGAAATCGATGTAGCTGCCACCCCGCTGCACGGCTTCAATGCCGGTGACCAGGCCATCCTCGAAGCCGCTGGCGGCAAGCCGTTGGGCATCGTGGCGATGAGCCCGAACAACCTGATCTGCGCCCGCCTGCTGTCGCGCGACATTAAAGTTGCGCTGGACAAATCGCTGCTGGTGCACCGCCTGAATGTGGCCTTGTCGCTGCGCGAGCGCCTGTTCGACAAGCCGTTCTATCGCCTGGTCTACGGTGACTCCGATCTGCTGCCAGGTCTGGTGGTCGACCGTTTCGGCGACATCCTCGTCGTCCAGATCGCCTCGGCGACCATGGAAGCGCATAAGGATGACGTGATCGCGGCACTGACCCAAGTGCTCAAGCCAAGCGGCATCCTGTTCAAGAACGACTCCGCCGCCCGTGATGCCGAAGGCCTCAACCGCTACGTCGAAACCGTGTTCGGTCTGGTGCCCGAGTGGGTGGCGCTGGAAGAGAACGGCGTGAAGTTCGAAGCCCCGGTCATTCAGGGCCAGAAAACCGGCTGGTTCTACGACCATCGCATGAACCGCGCACGCCTGGCCCCTTACGCCAAAGGCAAACGCGTCCTCGACCTCTATAGCTACATTGGTGGCTGGGGCGTGCAGGCTGCCGCGTTCGGCGCCAGCGAAGTGTTCTGCGTTGATGCTTCGGCGTTCGCCCTCGACGGCGTTGAGCGCAATGCCGCGCTGAACGGCTTCGCCGACAAGATGACCTGTATCGAAGGCGACGTTTTCGAAGCCCTGAAAGAACTGAAAGCCAGCGAAGAGCGCTTCGACGTGATCGTCGCCGACCCGCCAGCGTTCATCAAGCGCAAGAAAGACATGAAAAACGGCGAAGGCGCCTACCGTCGCCTGAACGAGCAAGCCATGCGCCTGCTCAACAAGGACGGCATCCTGGTCAGCGCGTCCTGCTCGATGCACCTGCCGGAAGATGATCTGCAGAACATCCTGCTGACCAGCGCGCGTCACCTGGACCGCAATATCCAGTTGCTGGAGCGCGGTGGTCAGGGCCCGGATCACCCGGTGCACCCGGCCATCGCTGAAACGCGCTACATCAAGAGCATCACCTGCCGCTTGCTGCCCAACAGCTGATCCATGCGGAAAAAGGGGAGCCAGCAGGCTCCCCTTTTTTTTGGCGCGCCCCCCTTCCTCCCCGCTATTTCCCAATAATTCCTACAAGTACTTTCTCGCTGACGTGCAGGATATTTCCTTACGCCCTTTAATTATCGAAACTTGGCCTACAAGTTTATTCGCGACTAAAGACCACTCCGACAAAATTACTGGAAATTTCCTACTTAATATCCCCTTGCCAATAATCCATTACAAACTATTATGAAGTTGTCACCACGAGGTGACTTCAACTTTAAATGAACAAGGAGTTCACATCATGAAACGTATTTCTCTGGAAAGTAAAAAAATCGCAAACCTGGCTTTTCTGGTTGCCCCTAAAGCCCGCTAAGTAAGTCAGGACGCTGGGAACTGCCGGCAACCCGGCGTCCTTTTGACTTTTTCCAGAGTGAATCGACAGACATGTACATCAACCCCTACTTATTTATATTGCCGCGCTCACCCGGGCAAATCGTGTGGAACTATAAAAACCACACACA
Encoded here:
- a CDS encoding YfhL family 4Fe-4S dicluster ferredoxin, which translates into the protein MSLIITDDCINCDVCEPECPNAAISQGEEIYVIDPNLCTQCVGHYDEPQCQQVCPVDCIPLDEAHPETEEQLMEKYRKITGKA
- a CDS encoding type 1 glutamine amidotransferase domain-containing protein — translated: MATSLNGKRVAFLVTDGFEQVELTGPKQALEQAGAQVDILSAEEGTVKGWNHDKPADDFPVDQTFQAASSEQYDAIVLPGGVQNSDTIRIDQDAQHLVKTGTSAGKPIAVICHGSWLLISAGLVNGKTMTSYKTLKDDLVNAGVNWVDQEVVKDGHLISSRQPDDIPAFNKELIDALSA
- the mutM gene encoding bifunctional DNA-formamidopyrimidine glycosylase/DNA-(apurinic or apyrimidinic site) lyase; protein product: MPELPEVETTRRGIAPHLEGQRVSRVIVRDRRLRWPIPEDLDVRLSGQRIVLVERRAKYLLINAEVGTLISHLGMSGNLRLVEVGLPALKHEHVDIELESGLALRYTDPRRFGAMLWSNDPLNHELLIRLGPEPLTDLFDGERLFQLSRGRSMAVKPFIMDNAVVVGVGNIYATEALFAAGIDPRREAGGISRGRYLKLAIEIKRILAAAIERGGTTLRDFIGGDGQPGYFQQELFVYGRGGEHCKVCGTGLREVKLGQRASVFCPRCQS
- a CDS encoding twin-arginine translocation pathway signal protein yields the protein MHPSLTETPALSRRGLLKFSLGATAFLATAGLGASLSGCSSSVAADGFVALRDGDLLFLRALIPVMLDGAVAAEKMPDAVAGTLKSLDDSLNHLSPEMLKLTRQLFDVLGMAVTRGPLTGIWGSWENASPEAMRHFLDRWENSSLSLLRMGHSSLQQMVMMAWYTRAESWAHCGYPGPPTV
- a CDS encoding class I SAM-dependent rRNA methyltransferase produces the protein MSLPSLRLKANADRRLRAGHLWVYSNEIDVAATPLHGFNAGDQAILEAAGGKPLGIVAMSPNNLICARLLSRDIKVALDKSLLVHRLNVALSLRERLFDKPFYRLVYGDSDLLPGLVVDRFGDILVVQIASATMEAHKDDVIAALTQVLKPSGILFKNDSAARDAEGLNRYVETVFGLVPEWVALEENGVKFEAPVIQGQKTGWFYDHRMNRARLAPYAKGKRVLDLYSYIGGWGVQAAAFGASEVFCVDASAFALDGVERNAALNGFADKMTCIEGDVFEALKELKASEERFDVIVADPPAFIKRKKDMKNGEGAYRRLNEQAMRLLNKDGILVSASCSMHLPEDDLQNILLTSARHLDRNIQLLERGGQGPDHPVHPAIAETRYIKSITCRLLPNS
- a CDS encoding GMC family oxidoreductase; the encoded protein is MPVPDPFREGLARGWKTYNGAQLTDDLILEADVAIIGSGAGGGTTAEILSAAGYKVLLIEEGPLKTSSDFKMLEDQAYSSLYQEGIGRMSKDGAITILQGRAVGGTTLINWTSSFRTPEPTLEHWAREHNVKGHSPAEMAPWFEKMEQRLGVAAWMVPPNANNDVIRKGCEQLGYSWHVIPRNVRGCWNLGYCGMGCPTNAKQSMMVTTIPATLEKGGELLYLARAEKLLISGDKVTGLQCVAMDERCVAPTGRKITIKAKHYVLAGGGINSPALLLRSDAPDPHKNLGKRTFLHPVNMSAARFDEVINPFYGAPQSIYSDHFQWKDGTSGPMAFKLEVPPLHPALAATLLGGFGEESAQHMADLPHTHAMLALLRDGFHPDSTGGAVELRGDGSPVLDYQVSPYAWEGLRRAFHVMAEIQFAGGAKAVMPMHADARYVKTLAEARTLIDGLSLELYRTRLGSAHVMGGCAMGEDPKSAVTDSLGRHHQLANLSIHDGSLFPTSIGANPQLSVYGLTAQLATSLADRLRNP
- the coaD gene encoding pantetheine-phosphate adenylyltransferase yields the protein MNRVLYPGTFDPITKGHGDLVERASRLFDHVIIAVAASPKKNPLFPLEQRVELAREVTKHLPNVEVVGFSTLLAHFAKEQNANVFLRGLRAVSDFEYEFQLANMNRQLAPDVESLFLTPSERYSFISSTLVREIAALGGDISKFVHPAVADALTLRFKK
- a CDS encoding multidrug transporter produces the protein MKSLQVLFVTLLLCSSLAVQATENGSGDPRYTIQNPPAYAMIGDLLIARPLLVVATVIGAGAFVVSLPFTALGGGVGDAGQALVVDPAKAAFVRCLGCIGEGFEQRE
- a CDS encoding HDOD domain-containing protein, producing MPAQPQIMVDLQMEQYMPDPDLEVIAKLIAQDPGLSGSLLKIVNSPYYGLSNKITSIQRAVNLLGSRSIINLINAQSIKGEMNDDTIVTLNRFWDTAQDVAMTCLTLAKRIGTQAGDEAYALGLFHDCGVPLMLQRFPNYMSVLEKAYANASAECRVVDTENAEFNTNHAVVGYYTAKSWRLPEHVSAAIANHHNALAIFSDESSRNSQLKNLLAILKMAEHICASYRVLGNQTEDFEWNAVGPLVLDYVGLSDYDFETLKQTIRDLGAH